The window GGAAATATTTAAAACAacggtaatcatctcaaataactatttcggtatcatatcgagtaaaaaacttgtcccacatgcaactcaaaataatcggtaacatatttatattaaaaattatgtgtaactcatgcaagttatgaaaacacaaattgtgataagattactactcacagtactggTGTCGATATACCAAATGCTTCATCTCGAGCAATTCATACAACTTCTTCCAATTaatctataattacataatatcgatctcatgttaattttcatgtttaggCTAATTCATAGCTAATTTAGAATACCTAACCCTTGGGTTTCATGTTTGACTCTTAATTCACCAAATTATATTTACCCATACTATAAGTAATTCAACTAGTCCATAATCTCTAAATATTTTGCCTATTCATATAATATACCTGATTAATTCATGAAAAATCTTACGGATTTCTCTCAGTTCCCTAACCTCCTCTTTTTAACTCAGAATCAAATCCCAATATTATATTTACTTAGTCTCGCGATGAGTCATGTATCTAAAAATTACTACTGTttcaaaagaaggaaaaaatatatGCAATTACCTAGAGCTTATCGCTGAGACTCAAGAATGTAAATTTACTTTTCCAGTAGGGTAGGAGTTTTACGGAACAAAGACTGAACCAACGCTCCTTTCTAATTCTTATGCCTTGTTGACTATAAGATTTCAACAAAATTCCTTCTTTGCTTTCTTTGCCTCTTACCTGGATGAGcattcttcaatttttttttgttcttaaaTCTCAAATCTTCTCTAATTGAAGCTTCTGTTTCACTGCGTCTCTTTTCCCCCAAAATCCCTTTAgccttttatattttttttttctttttctcccaTGCCCTCAcgtttttattttattagttctttttgctagatttgtttgacttttatttctttttgtgcATCCTTTTTTTTGACTTAATTAATTGCTAAATGACTAATATATCCTTGGTTAAAATCATGGGATATTATatcttctttccttatttaatTGTTGTTGCTTTTGTTACCTTCAGCCTTATGTTCCTGCTTTCGCTGGTTTGGATATCTCCTGCCACCTATATCTCTTCTATGCTTGCATTTTCTCAAtacaaaaatgagcaaaaatagtTAATAGAACCAATTCATGGGGAGTGCCTGATCCTGCCCCCTTGGCGGTTAGCATGCCCCCCTCCCCCCTACGATAATGAAGTGGCCATGGTTGCTGAAGATGACAGCTTTCCTACGGTGGAGAAAATAGTTCCCTGTAAGGAGAAGGATAGGTCTGATTTCTCAAAGATGCACGAAGTTGACCCCCAAAATTTCGGAGTCGTTGATGACAGAGGCATCCATTGCCAAGTTTAGGGCTAAATTCAAAATTCCCGCCCACATAGACATCAGCCCAGCGGGGCATGACGTGGTACAAATACGTCGCCCTGGGTACTGCACCTTCTATGCCTCCCCCTTCTTCGTAGGTTATTCTTTTCTTATTCTACCCCTGGCTAAAGAATTTTGCCGCTACTACCGGGTGTGGCCGGCTCAGCTTTCCCCATATATTTACAAACCCATCCGTATGATTTCGAAGTTCGCGGAGTTGGCCGGGGTCGAGGTGACCATCCGTCACTtgatgcatctcttcgccccCAATTTTTTCAGGGGGATGATGTTACATCTTCGCCACCGGGGGCGGCAAAAGTATTGTGGTAAAAATGGATGATAAGGCCAACCGCCAGTTTTGGCTCAACTACTTCTACGTCCGAACTGAGGACGTAGTGGCAAATGCAAACGGGTTTCCTGAGCTTTGGAACTATGCTCGTAAGTACCTTTTCTCATTTTTCCCTTTGTTGCACTTTGTACTGGTCAGCCTTGATTATGCTTAATTTCTCCTTTTACGGAGGGGAGGCTGAGCCCCCTCCTTTGGTCGAGGACATTCACGAGTGGGTTAGAAAAATCCTTCCTTATACAGTGGGGATTCGCAAATGGTCGACCTTCCGCGCTAAGTTCAGGCCCACGTTTCTCGGTAAGTTTGCTTATTTTCGTCATTGAATATTTCCGATAGGTCGCCTTTTATCTTTGTGGGGGTTGATCTTGATCGATTTTTTTTATCTTGATTGATTTTCTTATATCAGCACGGAGAGGTTCGAGGGGGTCAAGAGCTCCTACTCCTGCATTCCGTCAGGCGACCGCCACAACGGAATCTTCTTTAGTTGCAACCTCTAAGCCTGCCAGGTCGTCTACCTCTGATCAATCTCTTGTTTTAGCGAGGTCAGCTCAGCCATCGGTGGCCTCAGCGTCTGGGACATCGGCTTATCCATTGCGGTATTTAGTGGATGAGTCGTCGTCGAGCGGAGAGGATTTGAATCCACGAAAAAGAAGGTCGGTGGATGTCGGTGATGGTACAGTTCAAGCAGTGGACTCTACAAGGGGTGACCATGAACCGACCATTGTTGTACCTGAAAGTGGTGCAAGCCTGTCGTCTGAAGCTCCACTATCAACGAGAGCAGTGAAAGGTGTGCCCTTTCCTAAGGTTGGGGTTGTTGGACCGTCCGTGGAGGTCAGCGATAGCAAACCTAGGAGTGAGCTGTCAACCTAGGTACCGGTTGATGTCCCCTCATCTACCGAGGCAAGAGGTAAAGGTATTGCCGAAGACGGCTATGAAACCGGCTCAGATATTGACCCCGATGAGGTACGGATGTTGAGCGATGGGTTCACTCGGGTGGAAGTGAGGTTGGAAGGGTCCACTCGTACCACCGTGGTCCCCATGGATCGTGACCTACTGGTGAACACTAAAAATATGGTCCCTTCCTTAGGTCCCCTTTGCTCCAGTGTGGAGGGCAAGACCCTCGAGGAGTTGAACGATGCCACCTTGTCGTCGAGGATAGCCGGCCTCGCCCTTAGGGTAACTCTTCCAAACTCTGGTAGTTTTTATATCTTGCGCATCATTTTCGATActgattttcttctctttttctcttaGACAATTATCTTGGAGATTGAGAGTGCTCGCCGAGAAGAGAGGTGTAAAACCATTTTCAAGAAGATGGCGAGTAAGTACCGTGAATACCGCAACAAGCATCGCGAGATATGTAGGCAATTTGGTGAGAGCGACGACTTCCTAGCCATCAGGGACGAGTTGAAACAGAAAGATGATGAGCTAATGAGAGTCATCAGTAAGTGCAACGTCCTTGAAGGATCACTTAGGGACAAAGAAGAGGAGCTCGAAGTGAGCAAAAGAGTTGAAGTCGAATGCGCGGACTTTCAAGCCCAAGTGGTATCTCTGCGGGCTGAACTCAAGCAATGCTCGTTCAGGGCCGATGTGTTGAGTAACGAGGTTGCCGAGAAGATGACGAATTTGGAGAAGGCCGAGTTGGCTTGCTTGGCAGCTTTGACAAAGGCGGAGGCTTTGGGGGATGCAATCCGCGTTCTTCGATCTGAGTGGGCAAATGATTTGGAGACTGCTAGGCTCATGGAAGAGCGGCTTGACGAGAAAATCATGGGGGGTGGAAAAAGAGGTTTCGAACCTTGGTGACCAAATCTTCGTTCTTGAGGCCGAGAAGATGCAGTTGCAGGCTCAAGCGTCCTCTTCTCACACTTCAGCTTATCCTGATGTTCCGCGGGATTTGTATGATAAATGGATCCACGCCGAGGACCAACTAGACATATTCAAAGATATAATGATGACGGGGAGGGTTACTGAGGCTGAGTTTGAGGATTCTCGTGCCAAGGTGCGTGCAGCTCGGATCACCTGTGGCTACGATCCTGCTACACCGAGGATCGACAATGGAGATGAGGATCTAGGTGGGTTTGAGAAGGATGCATGGTACGAGGACGAATAACCTGGTGGCGATGGTGAAGATGGCGATGATGGATCAGGTGGCGAGTAGTTATCCATTTGATTTGTAATTTGTGCATATTTTTGTAGGCGTCTGTTTCAGCCCTTGTAAAGAATATTTTTGAAGTATGAAATGTTATTTTCATTATTTGTTTTTGGATTTCTTCTGTTCGGTTTTGTATGATCATTTACCTAATACTATCGTTTGGCTGCTTTTAGCTGTAGAAACTCGATTTGTGGTGGTGATCTGTGGTCGAGATCAAACGCTGCACTTGGCGGTCGTGATCTGTGGTCGATTAAGTGTTGTCGAAAGAAGTAAAATATATCCGGAGCTTAATTTGAAACGTACTTAGTTAATACAGGAGAGGTCGAACGTAACCTGAACTGAAAAATGGCTGGTGGCCGTATAAGTTTTTATTCGACTGAAATAGGCCACAGTTGATCTTAACGAAACCGAATGTGAATTCGAGCAAGGTCGAATGTTGTTTAATTCACATAGGGTCTAATGTTttattcgagcgaggtcgaatgtttAATTCGTGCGAGGTCGAATGTTTAATTCGAGCGATGTCGAATGTTTAATTCGAGTGATGTCGAATgtttaattcgagcgaggtcggaTATTTAATTCGCGCAAGGTCAAATGtttaattcaaacgaggtcgaatgttgtttttcatgtgtgttttgctcaatacttggagaaatttacatatttttttGGGTTGGCATTCTAGTCCCGGTCATTAGGCAACCTGGAGATATGTCAAGAGGTTGAGCAATGAACTGCCTTTTTCTTGTCCGCACTTCGACTTGAAGCGTGCTCCtcattgcctcgttaaaaaccctcttgagaaaacccaattgggataaaactcaagttagggaaaaagagtacgactcaGAAGACGATTgttcttaaaagttgaagtacttgaggtgggtaacgttccagttgtttggtagccattttccttccattgtttctagttggaatgacccTTTGCCTGCTGTTGTTGTGATTTTGTATGGGCCGTCCTAAATTGTTCCCAATTTTCCCTCCTGCGGATCTctgcttgcttgtgttttggctttgagtacgtagtccccgactttgagtggtcTGATCTTGGCCTTTTAGTTGTAGTAGCGCTCTACATGTTGTTTTTGGGCGATCATTCTTACATAGGCCATGTCTCTCCGTTCTTCGGCTTCGTCAAGATCATACCTTCTACTTTCGTCGTTCCTCGGTCCGCTCTCATGGGAGTATCTCAAActgggttctccgactttgaTTGGTATTATTGtgtcagtcccatagactaacgaGTAAGGCGTTTCACCTGTGCTCGTCTTTGGCattgtacggtatgcccataacaCTTTTGGCAGTAGTTCTGGCCAAAGTCCCTTGGCGTTTTCAagatttttcttcatgatgtttagtattgATTTATTGGAGGACTCCGCTTGGCCGTTGCCCGCGGGGTGGTATGGGGTGGAGAGTATCTTTTTGATATGCCacttttcgaaaaatttggcGACCTTTTTTCCAGtaaattggggtccgttgtcgcagctgatctctttggggaggccgaaGCGACACacgatgtttttccatatgaaggtgatCACTTCCTGCTCGCGTATCTGAGCGAATGATCCTGCTTCtacctatttagaaaaatagtcagtcaaaactaaaagaaagcgtacgttacctcgtcctgcaaggaggggaccgacgatgtccatcccccatttgaTGAAAGGCCAAGGGGAAATGACCGAATGGAGTTGCTCGCCTGCTTAGTGGATCATTGGGGCGTATTTTTGGCATTGCTCGCATTTTTTTACGAAGTCCGCGACCTCTTTTTTCATAGTGGGCTAGTAGTATCCTGCTCGTATGAGGCATCTGATCAGAGCTCGATTGCCTGAATGAGCCCCGCAgtggccttcatggacttcttctATTACACGGCGAGTTTGATTTGGTCCCAAGCATTTTGCTAGGGGGCCACCGTACGTTCTCTTGTACAGATCGTTCTGGATGATGTTGTACCTGGATGATTGCATCCGAAGTTTCTTGGCTTCTTTTTTTTTCATCTGGGATTACGTCGTCCTACAAGTATGCAATAATACGGTTGTGCCAGTCCCGAGTTGATTTATAGTCCTTACCTCTATTTGATCTATTGACGAGTGGAGGGCGACCACGTTTCCTTCGCCGATTATCCTTTTGGTGGTTGCCTCTAAGTTGGCAAGGTCATCGGCTTCGTTGTTTTGTGGTCGAGGGATTTGGTCGAGCTGACATTCATCAAACTCGGGCAGTAATTTGCAAATTTCGGCTTGGTACTTTTGCAACCTTTGCTCTTTGATCTGGAAAGTCTctgtgacttggttgacgacGAGCTGTGAGTCACAACGTAGGATGACCCGCTTTGCTCCGTACTTGAGCGCTAGCCTTAAtcctgcaatcacggcctcatactcggcctcattattaTTCATGTatgggcaccttatggactggcgaattactTCGCCTGTCGGgacctcgagtacgagtcccagtccgGACCTTGACGCATTGGAGGCACCATCGGTGTACAAAATCCATTGATCTTGTGTTTGCGGGGAAGCGTGGGCAATTTCTTTTTCTACTTCAggcattatttttgcgctgaAGTTGGCTACAAAGTCGGCAAGGACTTGTGATTTTATCGCAGTCCGTGGTTGATACGTGATATCATGCTCACTCAATTCTATAGCCCACTTAGCCAATCTTCCGATAGCTCGGGCTTATGTAGAATACTTCTCAAGGGGAAAGTTGTGACTACCGAGATGAGGTGGTATTGGAAGTAGGGCCTAAGCTTTCGCGAAGCTACGACCAAAGCAGTGCCGGTTTTTCGAGGTGGGGGTACTACGTCTCGGTGTCGATTAAGGTTTTGCTAATGTAGTAGATGGGGGATTGCGTACCTTTGTCTTCTCGTACCAGGACTGTGCTTACTACTACTTCGGATACAGCGAGGTAGATGAGGAGACGTTCTCCGGGTTCTGCTTTGGCTAGCAATAGTAGTGATGATAAATAagcctttaactccttcagggctTGCATGCAGTCGGACGTCCATAGGAGATTGTTGTCTTTCTTGAATACGCCAAAACATTTATGACACCTATTAGATGATCGTGAGATAAATCTTGACAGGGCGACGATGCGGCCGGTTAGCTTCTGAACCTGTTTTTTGCTGGTTAACTGTTCAGGTATTCCTTCTATGGCCTTAATTTGATCGGGATTGACCTCGATGTCTCTTTGTGATACCAGAAAAcccaagaattttcctgaggcaacaccgaatgcacatttctcggggtttagTTTCATACTGTATCACCTGAGTATGTCAAAGGCCTCTTTCAGGTGGTCTATGTGATCTTTTTTCCATTTGGatttgaccaacatatcgtctaTGTAGACCTCCATGGTTTTgccgagttggtctttgaacattcTTGTCACCAACCTCTGATAGGTCGCCACGCATTCTTTTAGTTCGAAGGGCATTACC is drawn from Nicotiana tomentosiformis chromosome 12, ASM39032v3, whole genome shotgun sequence and contains these coding sequences:
- the LOC138903257 gene encoding uncharacterized protein, producing MDDKANRQFWLNYFYVRTEDVVANANGFPELWNYAPLIMLNFSFYGGEAEPPPLVEDIHEWVRKILPYTVGIRKWSTFRAKFRPTFLARRGSRGSRAPTPAFRQATATTESSLVATSKPARSSTSDQSLVLARSAQPSVASASGTSAYPLRYLVDESSSSGEDLNPRKRRSVDVGDGTVQAVDSTRGDHEPTIVVPESGASLSSEAPLSTRAVKGVPFPKVGVVGPSVETIILEIESARREERCKTIFKKMASKYREYRNKHREICRQFGESDDFLAIRDELKQKDDELMRVISKCNVLEGSLRDKEEELEVSKRVEVECADFQAQVVSLRAELKQCSFRADVLSNEVAEKMTNLEKAELACLAALTKAEALGDAIRVLRSEWANDLETARLMEERLDEKIMGGGKRGFEPW